DNA from Longimicrobium sp.:
CCACCGCCGCCGTAGCCGCCGCCGCCACGGCTTCCGCCGCCGCCGCCGTACCCGCCTCCGCCGCCGCTGCGGTTGCCGTAGCCGTCATCGCCGCCCGGGGCACCGCCCGCGGCGCCGCCGGCGGGCGCGTCCAGGCGCACCACGTTGGCGGCCTTGGCGCCGCGGGGCTCCTCCACCACCTCGAACTCCACGCGCTCACCCTCGTCCAGCGACTTGAACCCCGACCCCTGGATGGCGCTGTGGTGGACGAACACGTCCGGGCCGTCCTCGCGCTGGATGAAGCCGTATCCCTTCTCCTGTGAGAACCACTTCACCGTGCCTGTCACCTTCTCCATGGTATGGAACCCTCTGCCTGTGGGTGTGTGGATGCCCCCGCCCGTCGCGGGGCCTGGATCGTGTGCCTTGCGGAGGGCACGGGGTGTTTCACGAGATGCCGACGAGCTCCAGGTCGAAGGTGAGGTCCCGCCCCGCGAGCGGGTGGTTTTGGTCCAGCACCGCGCCATCGTCCGAGACTTCGGCCACCGTGACCACGACCGGCTCGCCGCCGTCGCGCTTCATCTGGAGGCGCTGCCCGACTTCGGGGCGGATGTTGGGAGGGAAGCGGTCCAGCTCAACCAGCAGCAGCAGGTCCTCGTCGTGCGCGCCGTACGCGCTGGTGGCGGGGATCCACACCGACTTCGACTCGCCGGGCTCCATCCCCTCCACCGCGTCGTCGAAGCCGGCGATCACCTCGCCCGCGCCGAGGGCGAACTCCAGCGGCTCGCGGCCGTGCGACGAGTCGAAGACGGTTCCGTCCTCCAGCCGGCCGGTGTAGTGCACCCGGACGGTGTCGCCGGAGCGAGCTGTTGCCATGCTTCCTCCCGCCGCAGTGTGACGCTCGAAGGCCCCATCCGGGAGGACGCAATAAAGCGGCCCGCCGGCTGAAAACCGGGGGCCGCTGGTCGTTTTTCGCGAAACACGCGCCACGGTTGGCGCGTCGGTGTCGGTCAGGGAGCAAGAAGGGCCCGCTCAGTGCGAGCGAGCCCCGGTCCGGCGCGGGTCAGGCGGGCGGTGCCACCAGCACGTTGGAAGCGGCGGCGAAGAACGGCTTGGCCTGCACGTCGCCCAGGCGGATCTCCAGGAGCCGGCTTCCGTCGCCGGTCTTCCCGAGGACGGCGACCACCTCGCCCGGGCCGCCGGCACAGAGCACCTGCTCCCCCACGGACGGGAGGCGCTCCTGCGCCGTGGTCCACCCGGGACGGGCCGTGAGGTCGACGCGGCCGTCTTCGGCACGCAGGCGCTTCGTTCCGTTGCTCTTGGACATCGGCTGGACTCCCGTCGAAGTTGGGGCGGCTGCACGCCGCGGGCACCAGGAGGCGCGCGGGTACGCCCGGGGGGTGGCGCACGCCGCTCGCGGCCGGGGACGACGAAGCCCCGGGCGATACGGACGTTTGTACACCGACTCGCCGCAAAGGTTCGGAGCGCTATCCCCGGAAGACGCTGAGCACGCTGGAGTAGTCGTCGGTCCAGGGGCGGGCGCCGGGGCGCAGCCTGGGGGCGCGCCACCGCCGGGTGTTGTCCAGCCCGAAGAGGTCGCGCTCGCGGCGTGCGACCACCACCCAGTTGGACGACTGCTCGTACCGCTCGGGC
Protein-coding regions in this window:
- a CDS encoding FKBP-type peptidyl-prolyl cis-trans isomerase; amino-acid sequence: MATARSGDTVRVHYTGRLEDGTVFDSSHGREPLEFALGAGEVIAGFDDAVEGMEPGESKSVWIPATSAYGAHDEDLLLLVELDRFPPNIRPEVGQRLQMKRDGGEPVVVTVAEVSDDGAVLDQNHPLAGRDLTFDLELVGIS